The proteins below are encoded in one region of Halalkalicoccus jeotgali B3:
- a CDS encoding AIM24 family protein, translating into MKLDEFRTANAPVEGDETFQLENSKLLDVALDGSVMARAGSMIAYTGDISFSGKASAEGGITGFLKGAALGEGTPVMEATGNGHVYLADQGKRVQVIDLAADEELSVNGNDVLAFESDVDYEVRTIDSIAGSSAGGLTNVFLSGPGTVAITTYGDPLVLTPPVRTDPDATVAWSGTAPGGNVNRSLSDLVGQSSDETYQLDFTGSEGFVIVQPFEEGHTRQ; encoded by the coding sequence ATGAAACTCGATGAATTCCGCACGGCGAACGCGCCCGTAGAGGGCGACGAGACGTTCCAACTCGAAAACAGCAAGCTGCTCGACGTCGCGCTCGACGGAAGCGTGATGGCCAGGGCCGGCTCGATGATCGCCTACACCGGCGATATCTCGTTTTCGGGCAAGGCCTCCGCCGAGGGAGGGATCACCGGCTTCCTGAAGGGCGCGGCGCTCGGCGAGGGCACACCGGTCATGGAGGCGACCGGGAACGGGCACGTCTATCTCGCCGATCAGGGCAAACGGGTCCAAGTGATCGATCTCGCGGCCGATGAGGAGCTCTCGGTCAACGGCAACGACGTCCTCGCGTTCGAGTCGGACGTGGACTACGAGGTCCGTACCATCGATAGCATCGCCGGCTCGTCGGCGGGCGGGCTGACGAACGTCTTTCTGAGCGGGCCCGGGACCGTCGCGATCACGACCTACGGCGACCCACTGGTGTTGACACCGCCGGTTCGGACCGATCCCGACGCCACGGTCGCTTGGAGCGGAACCGCCCCCGGCGGGAACGTCAACCGGAGCCTCTCGGATCTGGTGGGCCAATCCTCCGACGAGACCTACCAGCTCGATTTCACCGGCTCCGAGGGGTTCGTCATCGTCCAGCCCTTCGAGGAGGGCCACACTCGACAGTAG
- a CDS encoding isocitrate/isopropylmalate dehydrogenase family protein — protein sequence MTYEIALIPGDGIGPEVVDRSLPVVEAAADAHGVSLETTRYDWGSDRYLAEGAMMPDDGLDRLRGYDAIFLGAVGHPEVPDHVTLRGLRLEITKGFKQHVCKRPSYLFEGVTGPLRDYGAGEIDFVVYRQNTEGEYADIGGREYRGHDNEVAFQGAMFTREGTETIVRAAFEAASEREGKLTNVTKSNAQAYGMVFWDDVLREIAGEYPDVEVERLLVDAASMDFVRRPDEFDVLVASNLFGDILTDLGAGISGSMGLAPSSNIDPTQTHPSMFEPVHGSAFDITGEGVANPIGTVLSWELLWAHLGEDALARELRAAVRAQLADPDAPRTPDIGGESGSEAVANDLRTRLG from the coding sequence ATGACCTACGAGATCGCGCTCATCCCGGGCGACGGGATCGGCCCCGAGGTCGTCGACCGATCGCTGCCGGTCGTCGAGGCGGCGGCGGACGCCCACGGCGTCTCGCTCGAAACCACCCGCTACGACTGGGGATCCGACCGGTATCTCGCCGAGGGCGCGATGATGCCCGACGACGGCCTCGACCGACTCCGGGGGTACGACGCGATCTTTCTCGGCGCGGTGGGCCACCCCGAAGTCCCCGACCACGTGACCCTCCGTGGGCTCCGTCTGGAGATCACGAAGGGGTTCAAACAGCACGTCTGTAAGCGGCCGTCCTACCTCTTCGAGGGCGTCACCGGTCCGCTGCGGGACTACGGGGCCGGCGAGATCGACTTCGTCGTCTACAGACAGAACACCGAGGGCGAGTACGCCGACATCGGCGGTCGGGAGTACCGCGGTCACGACAACGAGGTCGCCTTTCAGGGTGCGATGTTCACCCGCGAGGGCACCGAGACGATCGTCCGGGCGGCCTTCGAGGCCGCAAGCGAGCGCGAGGGCAAGCTGACGAACGTCACGAAGTCGAACGCGCAGGCCTACGGGATGGTCTTCTGGGACGACGTCCTCAGGGAGATCGCAGGGGAGTACCCCGACGTCGAGGTCGAGCGCCTGCTCGTGGACGCCGCTTCGATGGACTTCGTCCGCCGGCCCGACGAGTTCGACGTGCTCGTCGCCTCGAACCTCTTCGGGGACATCCTCACCGATCTCGGGGCCGGTATCTCGGGCAGCATGGGGCTTGCCCCCTCCTCGAACATCGACCCGACTCAGACCCATCCCTCGATGTTCGAACCGGTCCATGGAAGCGCCTTCGACATCACCGGCGAGGGCGTCGCGAACCCGATCGGCACCGTCCTCTCGTGGGAACTACTCTGGGCACACCTCGGCGAGGACGCGCTCGCCCGCGAGCTGCGGGCGGCCGTGCGGGCCCAGCTCGCCGACCCCGACGCCCCACGCACCCCCGACATCGGCGGCGAGTCCGGAAGCGAGGCCGTCGCGAACGATCTCCGGACTCGGCTCGGGTGA
- a CDS encoding SDR family NAD(P)-dependent oxidoreductase, with protein MGSLNPDFTDETVVVTGGSSGIGRAIAIAFGDAGATVLNADLDPEPKDTGLETPTHEVIRNADGTAAYVECDVADPEQLDVVIEAARELDDDDLAPGVDVMVNNAGLYTKRRFRDVSPEEFDRVNAVNARGAFFGTQKAANDMIERDDPGVIVNTTSDTQGRATWDHSHYAASKGAIRMLTRSAALELAGDGVRVNAVAPGPIATEIREGWAEEARKMEPTGETPDLPRYAGKPADLPGAYLYLASDDASYVTGETIWVDGGGHVC; from the coding sequence ATGGGCTCGCTTAACCCCGACTTCACGGACGAAACGGTGGTCGTCACTGGTGGCAGTTCCGGCATCGGTCGTGCGATCGCCATCGCGTTCGGCGATGCCGGTGCGACAGTGCTCAACGCGGATCTCGATCCCGAACCGAAGGATACGGGTCTCGAAACGCCGACTCACGAGGTGATCCGCAATGCGGACGGAACCGCCGCCTACGTTGAGTGTGACGTCGCTGATCCCGAGCAATTGGACGTCGTCATCGAGGCCGCCCGCGAACTTGACGACGACGATCTCGCCCCCGGCGTCGACGTGATGGTCAACAACGCGGGGCTGTACACGAAACGGCGGTTCAGGGACGTTTCCCCCGAGGAGTTCGACCGCGTCAACGCGGTCAACGCCCGCGGGGCGTTCTTCGGCACACAGAAGGCCGCAAACGACATGATCGAACGCGACGATCCGGGGGTGATCGTCAACACGACCTCCGACACGCAGGGTCGCGCGACGTGGGATCACTCCCACTACGCCGCCAGCAAGGGCGCGATTCGCATGCTCACGCGCAGCGCCGCGCTCGAACTCGCCGGCGACGGGGTCCGGGTCAACGCCGTCGCCCCCGGCCCGATCGCCACCGAGATCCGGGAGGGCTGGGCCGAGGAAGCCCGGAAGATGGAGCCGACCGGCGAGACACCCGATCTGCCGCGATACGCGGGCAAGCCGGCGGACCTCCCCGGTGCGTACCTCTATCTCGCGAGCGACGACGCCTCGTACGTCACCGGCGAAACGATCTGGGTCGACGGGGGCGGTCACGTCTGTTGA
- a CDS encoding DedA family protein has product MAEGLTGVGLDLVVQYGYLALFVFMFLETSMLFPLLPSEVTVPFAAAVLVTGPTSFGLFVLAATAGATLGSVVAYYLFAGTGDRALARYRDRVRISEADLERGRRWFRRWGEGTVFWGRLFPVARSIISIPAGLAAMDLRRFTAYSAGGSACFAAGVAGLVYRLDVSHGPVAFLAGRLGALPEYAVANPLIVVGFSIVTGLVVLLAVAVVGD; this is encoded by the coding sequence ATGGCCGAGGGACTGACGGGCGTCGGGCTGGATCTGGTCGTCCAGTACGGCTATCTCGCACTGTTCGTGTTCATGTTTCTCGAGACGTCGATGCTGTTTCCGCTCCTCCCCAGCGAGGTCACCGTCCCCTTCGCGGCGGCGGTTCTCGTCACCGGACCGACCTCCTTCGGACTGTTCGTGCTCGCCGCAACGGCCGGAGCGACGCTCGGCAGCGTCGTCGCCTACTACCTCTTCGCTGGGACCGGCGACCGCGCGCTTGCGCGCTACCGCGACCGGGTCCGGATCTCGGAGGCCGACCTCGAACGCGGCCGGCGGTGGTTCCGTCGCTGGGGCGAGGGCACGGTGTTCTGGGGGCGACTGTTCCCGGTGGCGCGCTCGATCATCTCGATCCCGGCGGGGCTGGCCGCGATGGATCTCCGGCGCTTTACGGCCTATTCGGCCGGTGGATCGGCCTGTTTCGCGGCGGGCGTCGCGGGGCTCGTCTACCGCCTCGACGTCTCGCACGGCCCGGTCGCCTTCCTCGCTGGCCGTCTCGGCGCGTTGCCCGAGTACGCTGTGGCGAACCCGCTTATCGTGGTCGGTTTCTCGATCGTGACTGGACTGGTCGTTCTGCTTGCCGTTGCTGTCGTTGGCGACTGA
- a CDS encoding pyridoxal-phosphate-dependent aminotransferase family protein yields the protein MDDSPAFAELLPPDRTLMGPGPSDVHPRVLRSMATPLVGYLDDYCVEIMDDIQEGLRYLFQTDNEHTLAVSGTGSAAMETAFGNLVEPDETVLVPDNGYFGARMGEMAERAGGEVHTVSAPWGEPLDPADVEAAFEEHSPTVFGFVHGETSTGVRQTRVSELTEIAHENDAYVVADTVASLGGVEFRTDEWDVDVVYSGSQKCLSAPPGASPITFNDRAVEKVHAREEPARSWYLDLEGVWEYWGEERNYHHTAPVSTLYALREALRLLAEEGLEATWERHEHVAGALTDGVEAMGVGLNTPEEYWLPTLNPVRVPDGVEDGQVIDRLLTEHGIEIVGGLGALDGEIFRVGCMGHSARPANVSQFVSAFGAVLAEEGAEVDLEAGAGATASALARRDR from the coding sequence ATGGACGATTCACCCGCGTTCGCGGAGCTCCTTCCACCGGATCGGACGCTCATGGGCCCCGGGCCCAGCGACGTTCATCCCCGAGTGTTGCGCTCGATGGCGACGCCGCTGGTCGGCTATCTCGACGACTACTGCGTCGAGATCATGGACGACATCCAGGAAGGGCTTCGATACCTGTTTCAGACCGACAACGAACACACGCTCGCGGTCAGCGGGACGGGTTCGGCCGCGATGGAGACCGCCTTCGGCAACCTGGTCGAACCCGACGAGACCGTACTGGTGCCCGACAACGGCTACTTCGGCGCGCGAATGGGCGAGATGGCAGAACGCGCCGGCGGCGAGGTCCACACGGTGAGCGCGCCGTGGGGCGAGCCCCTCGACCCCGCGGACGTCGAGGCGGCCTTCGAGGAGCACTCCCCGACCGTCTTCGGGTTCGTCCACGGTGAGACCTCGACGGGCGTGCGCCAGACGCGGGTGTCGGAACTGACCGAGATCGCCCACGAGAACGATGCCTACGTCGTCGCCGACACGGTCGCCTCGCTCGGGGGCGTGGAGTTCCGCACCGACGAGTGGGACGTCGACGTCGTCTACTCGGGCTCCCAGAAGTGTCTCTCGGCGCCGCCGGGTGCCAGCCCGATCACCTTCAACGACCGCGCGGTAGAGAAGGTCCACGCCCGCGAGGAGCCCGCACGGTCGTGGTATCTCGACCTCGAGGGGGTCTGGGAGTACTGGGGTGAGGAACGAAACTACCACCACACCGCCCCGGTTTCGACGCTGTACGCGCTGCGCGAGGCCCTGCGACTCCTCGCCGAGGAGGGCCTCGAAGCGACGTGGGAGCGCCACGAACACGTTGCGGGCGCGCTCACCGATGGCGTCGAGGCGATGGGTGTCGGGCTGAACACGCCCGAGGAGTACTGGCTGCCGACACTCAATCCCGTTCGCGTGCCCGACGGCGTCGAGGACGGGCAGGTCATCGACCGCCTGCTCACCGAGCACGGTATCGAGATCGTCGGCGGGCTGGGCGCGCTCGACGGGGAGATCTTCCGTGTGGGCTGTATGGGTCACTCGGCGCGCCCGGCGAACGTCTCGCAGTTCGTCTCGGCGTTCGGAGCGGTGCTGGCCGAGGAGGGTGCGGAGGTCGACCTCGAGGCCGGTGCCGGCGCGACGGCGAGCGCGCTCGCTCGTCGGGACCGATAG
- a CDS encoding SDR family NAD(P)-dependent oxidoreductase, whose translation MNHEDTRTVLLTGATSGIGAIAARKLAATGATVAAVGRDADRGRRLAEDATAENPGTVRFHRADFATQDAVRRLAADVEAEYDRLDVLAHNAGLSTRERTITDDGAELTLAVNHLAPYLLTHELLGSLRDAAPARVLVTASGVHTRGTLAFDDLRLEREYSALAAYARSKLANVAFTIELADRLDGDGSVVANCFHPGFIPSTDLFRDAAPRTRLFVRLAAAVPGIGTTAEAGADRLVELATAPEYGSRSGLYVGDDGPRDPAPAATDPELREELWRVSADLVGVDPDWP comes from the coding sequence ATGAACCACGAGGACACCCGAACGGTGTTGCTGACGGGTGCGACGAGCGGCATCGGCGCCATCGCCGCCCGGAAACTGGCGGCGACCGGCGCGACGGTCGCGGCCGTCGGCCGCGACGCCGATCGGGGACGGCGCCTCGCCGAGGACGCGACCGCTGAGAACCCCGGTACGGTCCGGTTCCACCGGGCTGACTTCGCGACTCAGGATGCGGTTCGGCGGCTGGCAGCGGACGTCGAAGCCGAGTACGACCGCCTCGACGTCCTCGCGCACAACGCCGGGCTCTCGACGCGCGAGCGGACGATCACCGACGACGGTGCCGAGTTGACCCTCGCGGTCAATCACCTCGCGCCGTACCTGCTCACGCATGAGCTCCTCGGCTCGCTTCGTGACGCCGCGCCCGCACGCGTCCTCGTCACCGCATCCGGGGTCCACACTCGCGGAACCCTGGCGTTCGACGATCTCCGGCTCGAACGCGAGTACAGCGCGCTCGCGGCCTACGCCCGCTCGAAACTGGCAAACGTCGCCTTCACGATCGAACTCGCCGACCGTCTCGATGGCGACGGGTCCGTCGTCGCGAACTGCTTCCATCCGGGGTTCATCCCGTCGACGGACCTGTTTCGGGACGCCGCGCCCCGGACGCGCCTGTTCGTTCGCCTCGCCGCGGCCGTCCCCGGGATCGGCACGACCGCCGAGGCGGGCGCGGACCGTCTCGTCGAGCTGGCCACGGCCCCGGAGTACGGCTCTCGCTCCGGTCTCTACGTCGGTGACGACGGTCCACGGGACCCCGCGCCGGCGGCGACCGATCCCGAGTTGCGCGAGGAACTCTGGCGGGTCAGCGCCGACCTCGTCGGCGTCGATCCCGACTGGCCGTGA